The stretch of DNA TTATCAACTTTCTTGATATCTTCTTCTTTGAAATAGCCGCTATCCAAAATTATCTTCTTGATACCATCAATAGGATCGCGGGTTTCGCGGAATTGCTCCACCTCCTCGCGAGTACGATATTTTGCGGGATCCGACATAGAGTGGCCGCGATAACGATAAGTTTTAATTTCTAACAGCATTGGGCCATTGCCTTCGCGCACGTGTTTCACAGCCCGCTCACCCGCTTCGCGAACAGCTAAAACGCTCATGCCATCCACTTGTTCGCTGGGAATGCCAAATGCCTCGCCACGCTTATAAAAAT from Alphaproteobacteria bacterium encodes:
- a CDS encoding thiamine pyrophosphate-dependent enzyme — translated: FYKRGEAFGIPSEQVDGMSVLAVREAGERAVKHVREGNGPMLLEIKTYRYRGHSMSDPAKYRTREEVEQFRETRDPIDGIKKIILDSGYFKEEDIKKVDNEIKEIVNASAEYSKESPEPDAFELYTDVLAEY